From the Actinomadura luzonensis genome, the window CTCCTCCAGCAGCCGGCTCAGCTCCGCGCGCAGGTAGTCGCGGGTGGCGACCTCGTTGACGGCCATCCGCAGCCCGGCGATCTCGCGCGTGAGGTACTCGATCTCGGCCCGGTTGCGGTCGGCGGCCTCGCGGTCGTGCTCGTACTGGATGCGGTCGCGGTCGTCCTGGCGGTTCTGGGCCAGCAGGATGAGCGGCGCGGCGTAGCTGGCCTGGAGCGAGAGCATGAGGGTCAGGAAGATGAACGGGTACGGGTCGAACTTCAGCCCGGCCGGCGCGGCTGTGTTCCAGATCACCCAGACGGCCACGAACACCGTCATGTAGACGATGAACCGGGCCGTGCCGAGGAAGCGCGCGATGCGCTCGGACAGCCGGCCGAACGCCTCGGGGTCGTAGTGCGGGCGGAGGGTGCGGCGCAGCTCGCGCGGCTGGTCCAGGCGTTCAGCGGTCACGGTCGTCCCTTTCGCGCCAGTCCTCGGGCAGCAGGTGGTCGAGGACGTCGTCGACGCTCACCGCGCCGACGAGCCTGCCGAGCTCGTCCACGACGGGCGCCGCGACGAGGTTGTAGTTGGCGAGGTACGAGGTGACCTCGATGAGCGTGAACTCGGGCCGGATCGGGTCGATCGACGGGTCGAGGACCGCGCCGAGCAGCGTGGACGGCGGCTCGCGCAGCAGCCGCTGGAAGTGCGCCACGCCCAGGTAGGTGCCGGTCGGCGTCTCGGTGGGCGGGCGGGCCACGTACACCTGGGCCGCGACGGCGGGCGTGAGGTCCTGCTGGCGGATGTGCGCCAGCGCCTCGGCCACCGTGGACGTCGGCGGCAGGATGACCGGCTCGCTGGTCATGACGCCGCCCGCGCTGTTCTCGGGATAGATGAGCAGCCGCCGCACCGGGGCGGCCTCCCCGGGCTCCATCAGCGCCAGCAGCTCGGCCGCCTGCTCGTCGGGCAGGTCGTGCAGCAGGTCGGCGGCGTCGTCCGGGCCCATCTCCTCCAGGACGTCGGCGGCCCGCTCGGGGTCGAGCGTGCCGAGGATGCCGATCTGGTCGTCGGGCGGCAGCTCCTCCAGCACGTCGGCGAGGCGGTCGTCGTCGAGCGCGCGGGCGATCTCGACGCGCCGCTTGGGCGGCAGGTGGTGCAGCGCGCTCGCCATGTCGGCGGCGCGCATGGACGCGAACGCCTCGATCAGCCCGGCCGCGCCCTGGTCCTGCTGGAGGGTGTCGAAGCCGGTCACCTCGGCCCAGTCGACCACCCGGGGGTCGCGCCGCCTGCGCCGGTAGACGGCGACCTTGGTGATCTCCCAGGTGGACGGCTTGATCTCCTCCATGGCGGCGTCGTACACGGTGACGGGCTCGTCGCCGACGCGCACGGTGAGGTCCAGCATCTCGCCGACGACCAGCGTCTCGGTGGCGCGCTGCTCGAACCTGCGCATGTTGATGCGGCCGGTGAAGACCACGGCCCCGGCCTCGATGCGGCGGACCCGGGTGATGGGCAGGAAGACGCGGCGGCGCGGCTGCACCTCCACGACCAGGCCGTGGACGTTGGGACGGCGGCCGGCGCGCAGGCCCGCCACGACGTCCCTGACCCGGCCGATCTGGTCACCGGCCGGGTCGAACACCGGGGTCCCCGGCAGCCGGGCCACGAAGATCCTCACGTGGTCAGGCTAACAGCGCCGTTCCGTTGCGCCAGGTGAGGGCGACATGTCAGTATCGAACCCATTAAACGGTGATTACGGACTTGGTGGGTGCTGGATGAGGTATGCGGGGCTGGCGCTCGCGTTCGTGTCCTCGTGCTGTTTCGCGTTCTCCGGGCCCATGGCCAAGTACCTCATCGCGGCCGGGCTGGCCCCGATCGAGGCGGTCTGGACGCGGATGGCCGGCGCGGGGCTGCTGCTGCTCGCCGTGCTGGCCGTGCTGCGGCCGCGGGCGCTGCGCATCCCGCGCTCCCGGCTGCCGTTCTTCGGCCTGTACGCGATCATGGCGGTGGCCGGGGTGCAGTCGCTCTACTTCGTGGCCATCACCCGGCTGCCGGTCGGGATCGCGCTGCTGCTGGAGTTCATGGCGCCGGTGATGGTGGTGGCCTGGGTGCGGCTGGTGCGCCGGGTCCGGCTGGCGCCGGCCGCCTACATCGGGGCCGTGGCCGCCGTCGTCGGGCTCGCGATCGTGGTCGAGGCGTGGCAGGGCATGCGGCTGGACGCGCTCGGGCTGCTGCTCGGCCTGCTGGCCGGCGCCTGCTGCGCGGGCTACTTCATCATGAGCGACAGCTTCGGCGACGACGTGGACCCGCTCGGGCTCATCGCCTGGGGCATGGCGGGGGCGGCCGTGGTGCTGGTGCCCTTCGCGCGGCCCTGGAACATCCCCTGGAGCGCCTTCACCGCCACCACGACGCCCGCCGAGGGCGGGGTGAGCCTGCCGGTGCTGGGGGCGTACCTGTGGATGGTGGTGGTCGCGACGGTGGTGGCGTACATCCTGGGCGTCAACGCCGTGCGGCGGCTGTCGGCCGCGGTCGGGGCGACGGTCGCGTCGCTGGAGGTCATCGGCGGCGCCGTGGTGGCCTGGGGGCTCGTGGGCGAGACGCTCGGCGTGTTCCAGATCGTCGGCGGGCTGCTGGTGCTGTCGGGCGCGCTGCTCGCGCAGACCGCGACCGCCTCCGCGCAGCCGGCCCCGCCGCCCGAGGCGGCCCGCGTCACTCTGGACGGGGTCAGCTCCCGGAGCTGACGGTCAGGCCCCGGGCGTACGCTCGGGCCCCGGGCGGCTGGTCAGGACCCCGGCGGCCGGTCAGGACACGGGCGTGAGGCGGAGCACGACGGAGTCGCGGGCCCAGCGCTCGGCCAGGTGCTCGGCGTCGCGGGCGTTGAGCCGCTCCTTGGCGAGCGCCGCCACCGCGCCGGCCTCCCGCGCCTGGTCGACGACCGACACCGCGGCCTCGAACTCGACCAGCCGCGCCCCGTTGTCCTTGCTGCGCAGCGTCACGCGCACCCGGTCGAGCGCGTCGAGCCCGGGCAGCGCCTGCTCCTCGCCGCCCGTCACGAGATGGATCGCGCCGTCGTGCCAGACGTGCCAGGCCAGCCGGGGCCCGCCGGCGAGCCCGAGCCACAGGACGCCCGACTTCTTCGCGCCCTCCTCGACGGCCGGCGCCACAAGGGGCTCCACGGCCATCAGGTGGCCTCGGCGTCGTACGGCGGGAGCTCGCCGTAGCCCAGCTCGTCCACGACCGGCTCCGGCGTGTACGGAGCCGCGGCGGACTCCAGCTCCTTCGGCTTGTCGTTCCAGGTGTCCTCGAGGTCGTCGAGGAGGTGCT encodes:
- a CDS encoding DUF1003 domain-containing protein; this encodes MTAERLDQPRELRRTLRPHYDPEAFGRLSERIARFLGTARFIVYMTVFVAVWVIWNTAAPAGLKFDPYPFIFLTLMLSLQASYAAPLILLAQNRQDDRDRIQYEHDREAADRNRAEIEYLTREIAGLRMAVNEVATRDYLRAELSRLLEELQDADVKERRRPVR
- a CDS encoding magnesium transporter MgtE N-terminal domain-containing protein, encoding MRIFVARLPGTPVFDPAGDQIGRVRDVVAGLRAGRRPNVHGLVVEVQPRRRVFLPITRVRRIEAGAVVFTGRINMRRFEQRATETLVVGEMLDLTVRVGDEPVTVYDAAMEEIKPSTWEITKVAVYRRRRRDPRVVDWAEVTGFDTLQQDQGAAGLIEAFASMRAADMASALHHLPPKRRVEIARALDDDRLADVLEELPPDDQIGILGTLDPERAADVLEEMGPDDAADLLHDLPDEQAAELLALMEPGEAAPVRRLLIYPENSAGGVMTSEPVILPPTSTVAEALAHIRQQDLTPAVAAQVYVARPPTETPTGTYLGVAHFQRLLREPPSTLLGAVLDPSIDPIRPEFTLIEVTSYLANYNLVAAPVVDELGRLVGAVSVDDVLDHLLPEDWRERDDRDR
- a CDS encoding EamA family transporter; translation: MRYAGLALAFVSSCCFAFSGPMAKYLIAAGLAPIEAVWTRMAGAGLLLLAVLAVLRPRALRIPRSRLPFFGLYAIMAVAGVQSLYFVAITRLPVGIALLLEFMAPVMVVAWVRLVRRVRLAPAAYIGAVAAVVGLAIVVEAWQGMRLDALGLLLGLLAGACCAGYFIMSDSFGDDVDPLGLIAWGMAGAAVVLVPFARPWNIPWSAFTATTTPAEGGVSLPVLGAYLWMVVVATVVAYILGVNAVRRLSAAVGATVASLEVIGGAVVAWGLVGETLGVFQIVGGLLVLSGALLAQTATASAQPAPPPEAARVTLDGVSSRS